The genomic region GTTACCGCACGCGCGACCTGACACGGCTTCTGCCGGGGACCGCGCGCTCCATGCGGCGCATGGAGAAGATCACCGGCCGCTCCGACGACATGATGATCCTGCGCGGCGTCAATGTCTTCCCGACCCAGATCGAGGAGCAGATCCTGAAGTGCCGGGGACTCGCGCCGCATTTCCAGATCGAGCTGACGCGCTCGGGCCGCATGGACGACATGACGGTGCATGTCGAATGCACGCTCAATTCGACCGACCAGGGGTCCCGATCCGGATCCGCCAAGGAGCTCGCCCATCACATCAAGAGCATCGTCGGCGTCTCGACGAAGATCGTCGTGCACAATCCCGGCGGCGTTGCGCGCTCGGAAGGGAAGGCCAAACGCGTGGTCGACAACCGCCCGAAGGAATGAGTAGACAGGATAGTGGGCCGGCTCTCCATCGAACCGGCCGTATACTTTCGCAACATTGGCCACCGACCGGACCTGTCGCGCTGGCAATGGGCAGAGCAGGACGCCATGGCAAGGACCCGCGCAGTCGATTTCGAAGAGAAACAACGCGGCATTCTGGCGAATGCTGCGGCTGTGTTTGCCGAAATGGGCATGGAGAAGGCATCGATGTCGATGATCGCCTCCCGGAGCAATGTGTCGAAGGCCCTTCTCTACCATTACTACCCGAGCAAGGATGCGCTCATCTTCGATATCGTGCGCACGCACCTGACCGAGCTCGACACCGCAATCGCCGCGGCCGACGAGACCGAGGCTGCCCCGCAGGAGCGGCTGCGCCGTCTCGTCCGCGCGATCCTGGAGAGCTATCGGGGAGCCGACAACGAGCACAAGGTGCAGCTCAACGGCACGAGCGCCCTTTCCGCAGAGCAGCTGTCGGAGCTGAAGACGATCGAGCGGCGGATCGTGAAGCGCTTTTCCCGCGTCATCATCGAGGTCAACCCTCGGCTGAACGACGAGCGGCCACTGCTGACGCCGGTCACGATGTCGCTCTTCGGCATGATGAACTGGGTCTACATGTGGTTTCGGGCCGACGGGCCGATCTCGCGCGACGAATATGCCGACATCGCCACGACCCTGCTCCTCGAAGGCGTCAAGGCCGTCCGGTGAGCCTCGCCCTTGCGGAATGAGGGGCCGGCCGAATGCCCTCGCCGCGCCTCACGCCGCGGGCGGGGCAGCGGCTCGATCCCTGGCCTTGGCCACGATGGTGAGGACGTCATAGCGCGCGACCGTCTCGCCGTCTTGGTTGGTCACCTCGCAATCCCAGCGCACCTCGCCATGCTCAGCCTTGGCCCACGGATTGATCTCCTTGCAGGTGAGCTGCACCTGCAGCGCATCGCCGGGATTGACCGGCTTGAGGAACCGCAGATTGTCGATCCCGTAATTGGCGAGGACCGGGCCCGGCGCCGGATCGACGAAAAGGCCCGCGGCGAAGGAGACGATGAGATAGCCGTGGGCAACACGCCCCTCGAAGAACGGGTTCGCCTTGGCCGCCGCCTCGTCCATATGCGCATAGAAGGTATCGCCGGTGAAACGCGCGAAATGGTCGATGTCCTCGAGCGTCACCACGCGCCTTGCGGTCGTGAGCTGGTCGCCGATTCTGAGCTCGGCGAGCGACTTGCGGAACGGATGCTCGCCCCCTTCCCGCGCTTCCGCGCCCTGCAGCCAGCGGCCGGTGACGGCGCAGAGCAGCGTCGGCGCCCCTTGCACGGCGGTGCGCTGCATATAGTGCTTCACGCCGCGCAGGCCGCCCAGCTCCTCGCCGCCACCGGCGCGGCCGGGGCCGCCGTGCACCAGGCCCGGAAGAGGCGACCCGTGGCCGGTCGAGCTCTTCGCGCTGACGCGATTGCCGATCATCACCCGGCCGTGGAACGGCGCCAGGCCCAGCACCACCTCCTCGGCGAAGGCCGGGTCGTTGGTGAAGACGGAGGCGACGAGGCTGCCCTTGCCGCGCCGCGCCAGATCGACGGCCTCTTCCAGGCTGTCGTAGGGCATGACGGTGCTCACCGGGCCGAAGGCCTCGACATCGTGCACGGCGCGCGCCGAAGCCGGCTTGTCACAGTAGAGCAGCACGGGATCGAGGAAGGCGCCGGCGCCGGCGTCGCCGGATATGACGCTGGGATTGTCGGGATCGCCTGCGACGATCTCGGCATCGGCGGCAAGGCTGCGGATGCCGGCGCGCACGTCCTCGCGCTGGGCCAGGCTGGCGAGCGGGCCCATGCGGACCGCCTCGTCCGCCGGATTGCCGACCGGGGTCTTGCCGAGGCGCTCGCGCAGGGCCTCGATCAGGGCCTGGATATAAGCGCGCGGCGCGATGACCCGGCGGATCGCAGTGCATCTCTGGCCGGCCTTGACGGTCATCTCACGGGCGACCTCCCTGACGAAGAGGTCGAACTCCTGGGTGCCGGGCCCGGCGTCGAGGCCGAGCACCGCGGCGTTCAGGCTGTCGGCCTCCATGGTGAAGCGCACGGAATTTTCGACGATCGCCCGATGGATCTTGAGGCGCCGGCCGGTCGCCGCCGAGCCGGTGAAGGTCACGACGTCCTGGCCTTCCACGTGATCGAGCAGGTCGCCGACCGAGCCGCAGATCAGTTGCAGGGCTCCGTCCGGCAGCAGCTTGGTCTCGACGATGTGGCGAACCATCAGTTCGGCGAGATAGGCCGTCTGGCTCGCCGGCTTGACGATCGCCGGGACACCGGCGAGCCATGTCGGCGCCAGCTTCTCCAGCATGCCCCAGCAGGGGAAGTTGAAGGCGTTGATGTGGACGGCGACGCCCTGCAGCGGGGTCAGGACGTGCTGCGCGGAGAAGCTGCCGTCCTTTGAAAGCGCCTCGACGTCGCCGTCGAGCAGGAGACGGGCGTTCGGCAATTCGCGCCGGCCCCTGGAGGCGTAGGAGAGCAGCGTGCCGATACCGCCTTCGATGTCGATCCAGCTGTCCGCCCGCGTCGCGCCGGTCGCCGTCGACAGCGCGTAGAGCTCTTCCTTGCGCTCCAGAAGCGCCTGGCCGAGCGCCTTCAGCATGGCGGCTCGCTCGTGGAAGGACATGCGGCGCAAGGCGGCGCCCCCCTTGGCGCGACCATGGGCGAGCGCCGCCTTGAAATCGAGTCCGCCGGAATCGATGAAGGCGACGGCTGCGCCGGTCGAGGCGTCGAGCAGGGGCACGCCGTCGCCGGCGCCGGACGCCCACGTGCCGCAGACATAGCTTTCGAGCCGACGCGGTTGCCTTGCCTGGGGTGTCATGGTCTCGTCCGCCTCCTAAAGCGTTTTGCGATTTGGCGGAATCGCCAAGGATCGCAAAGACGCGTCGAAACAAGGAGCTGGAGCAAAGCGGCGTTTCCGCCCAAACGCGCTTTGCTCTAGTTCAGTCCCAACCCGATCAGCTGCGCATCCGCCACCGCCTGCCATTTGGCGAGCAGCGTCTCGTTCGATGCGTGTCGCAGCCCGAAACGCGCCTGCGCCTCGAAGCGGGGGGAGTTGGAATGCCCGAAGGTCGCGGCGACGCGGGGATGCCAATAGGCGATCGAGCTTCTCGCCTTCGCCGTGCCGCCGCCGTCGCCGGTGACGCGAACCAGGCCGGCGACGCCGAACTCGGCATGCCGCGTCTCGCGCGGCAGGATGGCGCGGAAGACCTCCGCCAGCGGCTGGTAGGAGACGCGGGACAATTCGTCCAGCTGTATGACGGTCGCAAGCCCCATCAGCACGTTCATCACCACGGCATCGACCCAGCCCTCGAGCGGATAGTGGAAGACGGAAAGGCGCATGTCGCCGCCCTGGCGCCTCGCCCCGATCTCGGCGTCGCGGGCGAGCCTCGCGGCCCAGGGATGGTGCACGGCATAGCGGCCGGCATCGGCGCCGAAGGTCTCCATGATCTTCAGGACGCGCCCGGCATGGTCCGCCTTCTCCAGCACGATGCGGGCCGCCGTGATGCGCTCCTGGATGCCCGGCGCGTCGTTGATCGTGCCGGCAAAGCCGGCCGACCCGGCAAGCTCGCTGTCGACGAAGCTCGCCATCAGGCGAAGCAGCTCTCCCCGGTAGCGCGGCGGCACGTTCGCCGGCGACGAGAGAATGCCGCCTTGCGCGACATAGTCCTCGATGGTCATCGTATCGGACATCACGTCCCCTTTCGGCTCGACCGGATGCCGCCGGACTTCACTGGTCGTAGCTGACGACGATGCGGTCGGTGAGCGGGAAGCACTGGCAGGTCAGCACGTAGCCCTGGCGCACCTCGTAGTCCTCCAGCGCGTGGTTGACCTCCATCTCGACGTCTCCTTCCAGAACCTTGGCCCGGCAGGTGGAGCAGACGCCGGCCTTGCAGGCGTGGGGAGCGTCCATCGCGTTCTCGAGCGCGGCGTCGAGCAGGCTCTGGCCGTGCTTGGAGAACTTGAAGATGCGCGTCGCGCCGTCGAGCGTGACGGTCGCCTCGCAGGCCGCTCCCCGATCGGCGCCGGCCGCCGCCTCCACCTTGCGGCGGGCCCGGCCGGGCTGCGAGGACGCGAAGAGCTCGAACTTGATCTGGTCGTCGCGCAGCCCGTGGTCGCGCAGGGCCGCGGCGATCGCCAGCATCATCGGCTCGGGCCCGCAGATGAAGGCGGTCGCGACGGAGCCGGGGTCGATCCAGCTCTTGAACAGCGCCGCGCATTTCTCGCCGTCGATCCGACCGGTGAAGAGGTCGATATCCTGCGCCTCGCTCTCCAGCACATGCAGAACGGACAGCCGGTCGAGATGGAGGTTCTTGAGGTCCTCCAGCTCCTCCCGGAACATGATCGAGCTGATCTGCCGGTTGGCATAGACCAGCGTGAAGCGGGATCGCGGCTCGCGCGCAAGCACCGTCTTGATGATGGACAGCACCGGCGTGATGCCGCTGCCGCCGGCAAAGCCGAGATAGTGCCTGGCGGCCTCCGGCTCGAGCGGCGTGAAGAACGCGCCCATCGGCGGCATGGCTTCCAGCCTGTCGCCGACCTTCAGGCTTTCGTTGGCCCAGGTGGAGAAGCAGCCGCCGTCGACGCGCTTGATGCCGACCTTCAGCACCCCCTCGTCCCTGCCGGCGCAGATCGAGTAGGAGCGGCGCAACTCCTCGTCCTCGAACCGGCGCCGGAAGGTCAGGTACTGGCCCTGCGTGAAATCGAAGACGGCCCGGTCCTCCTGCGAGGGCAGCAGCGTGACGACGACCGCATCGCGCGTCTCCCGGCGGACTTCGGTGACGGTCAGGGAATGAAAACGTGCCATGAGGGCCCCTTCCCGTGCATCAGATGCATTTGAAATAGTCGAACGGTTCCAGGCAGTCGGTGCAGCGACAGCTCGCCTTGCAGGGCGTCGAGCCGAACTGGCTGATCCTCTCGGTCCGCTGCGATCCGCAGCGCGGACAGGCGATCACGAGGCTCGAACGGCCGGCGAGCCTGTCGATGCGTCCGGCAAGCCGGCCCTCGGCCGCCGTGCCGTCGATCGGCGGGGCGATGCCGTAGGCGCGCAGCTTCTCGCGGCCTTCGGCGCTGATCCAGTCCGTCGTCCAGGCGGGAGAGAGCCGGCGTTGCAGCCGCACCGTGCCGAGGCCCCGGCCGGCGAGCGCCCGCTCGATATCGAGGCTGATGGCCGCGGTGGCGGGACAGCCCGAATAGGTCGGCGTCACCGTGACCACCAGCGTCCCATCCTGCCATTCGACATCGCGGATGACGCCGAGGTCGGTGAGCGACAGGACCGGAATTTCCGGGTCCGGCACCGCCGACAGCCAATGCCAGATCTCCTCGACGGCGGGGTGGGGTGCCGTGACCATCCCCGACCCCTACCAGACCGCGCCGGGATAGGCGCGCTGCAGGAACTGCAGCTCGGCCAGGATGTAGCCGAGATGCTCGGTGTGCACGCCGTGGCGGCCACCCTTGTGCATGTGGCCGTCCGCCGGCTTCTTCAGCGTGGCTTCGGCGAGCCCCTCGGACACGATCTCGTCCCACTCCGCCGCGAGGCTCCGCGGTTCCGGCACGACGCCGGCCTCCGCAAGGGGGGCGTCGACCGCATCGCCGACGAACATCTCGCCCGTGAAGGGCCAGAGGTCATCGAGCGCGCGCTGCATGCGCAGGTGGCTTTCGGCCGTGCCGTCGCCGAGGCGCACCACGAGGTCGCGGCTGCGGTCGAGATGATAGGAAACCTCCTTGAAGGCCTTTTCCGCAATCTCGGCGACGCGCCGGTCGGTCGAGCTCTTCAGCGCCTTCAGCAGCAGGTGATGCCAGACATCGAAGAGGAACTGGCGCATCAGCGTCTTGCCGAAATCGCCGTTCGGGCGCTCGACCAGCAGGATGTTGCGGAACTCGAAACCGTCGCGCAGATAGGCAAGATCGTCCGCCGAGCGGCCCCTGCCTTCCACCTCGCCCGCAAGGCCGAGCCAGAGCTGCGTCTGGCCGATCAGATCGAGGGCCGTGTTGGCGAGCGCGATATCCTCCTCCAGGGCCGGCGCATGACCGCACCATTCGGAGACGCGATGGCCGAGGATCAGCGTCGCGTCGCCGATGCGCAGCAGGAATTCGAAGAGCGCGGTCCGATCGACCGCCGGTTCGAGCGCCGCGGTCGCCATCACATGTGCCCCACGTCGTCGGGAATGTCGAAAAAGGTCGGGTGGCGATAGATCTTGGCGTTCGACGGCTCGAAGAGCGGCCCCTTCTCCGAGGGAGCGCTCGCCGCGATGTCGCGGGACCTCACCACCCAGATGCTGACGCCCTCGCTGCGGCGCGTATAGACGTCGCGGGCATTGTTGATCGCCATCTCGGCGTCGGGCGCATGCAGGCTGCCGACATGGCGATGGTTGAGGCCGTGCTGCCCCCGGATGAAGACTTCCCAGAGCGGCCATTCGCTGGACATGTCGGCGCCTCCCGTGTCTTCGGCCTCATGCGGTGGCGGTTCGCGCAGCGGCAGCGTGGTCGGCGGCCTTGTCCGCATAGGCCGTCAGGCCGTCGCGGAACCAGGCGCCGTCGTCCCAGGCCTTTCGACGCGCGTCGAGGCGCTCCGCATTGCAGAGGCCGTTGCCGGCGATCACGTTGAAGAACTCCGCCCAGTCCGGCTCGCCGAAGTCATAGCCGCGCTTCTGCTCGTTCCATTTGAGGTCCGGGTCGGGAATGGCGAGGCTGAGATACTCGGCCTGAGGCACCGTCTGGTCGACGAACTTCTGGCGCAGCTCGTCGTTGGAGTTCTGCTTGATCCGCCACGCCATCGACTGGGCCGAATGCACCGAAGCCTCGTCGGAGGGGCCGAACATCATCAGGGAGGGCCACCACCAGCGGTTCAGCGCATCCTGCACCATGGCCTTCTGCGCCGGCGTGCCCCTCACCATCTTCATCAGCACGTCGAAGCCCTGGCGCTGATGGAAGCTTTCTTCCTTGCAGATGCGGATCATGGCCCGGGCATACGGGCCGTAGGAACAGCGCTGCAGCGGGACCTGGTTCATGATGGCCGCGCCGTCGACCAGCCAGCCGATTGCGCCGATATCGGCCCATGTCAGCGTCGGGTAGTTGAAGATGGAGGAATATTTGGCCTTGCCGGCATGGAGCTGCTCGTACATCTCGTCGCGGCTGACGCCGAGCGTCTCGGCGGCGCAGTAGAGGTAGAGGCCGTGGCCCGCCTCGTCCTGCACCTTGGCGAGCAGGATGGCTTTCCGCTCCAGCGTCGGCGCCCGGGTGATCCAGTTGCCTTCCGGCAGCTGGCCGACGATTTCGGAATGGGCGTGCTGGCTGATCTGGCGCACCAGCGTCTTCCTGTAGCTCTCCGGCATCCATTCCTTCGGCTCGATCTTCTGGCCGGCGTCGATGCGCTCCTGGAAAGCGCGCTCCTGCGGATCCATCTCGTCGAGGGAGCGGATGCGGGCGCCGTCGGTCTTCACCAGCTGTGCATACATGACCCTCGCCTCCTGGCTGCGCGCTTCAGACGCGCCCGAGAATGATGGCGGTGCCCTGGCCGAGAGCGATGCCCACCGCGCACGGCGCCCGCCCGATCTTCCCCGCGCATGGGGACAGCAGGCCCGCCGAGGGGCTGATCGGCGTTCCCGCCGCATCGCAGACATGGGCCTGGTTCATGCCTTCCTCCCCGGATGCGCACGCCTTCGGCGTCAATTAACCGACCGACCAGTCACTCAATTAGCACGAAACACGTCACGGATAAATGGAATTTTTCTGAATTTCTGTGACATTCAAGCGCACACGCCATGGCTTGCCGCCGCTGCGGCACGCGACAGCCTGCTAGATCGGGTCGGCGCGCAGCGCCTCGAGGCGCTCGATCCGATTCGCGCCCGCCGGTGTCCGTTCCGGCAATCTTCCCGCCCCATCGATGAAGTGGCGGCCGACATGGCCGTCGGCCTTCTCGGAGAGCCTGACATAGAGGTCGGCGAAGACCCGCCGCGCCTCTCCGCCCGGCCAGCCGGCGGGCAAGGCCGACTTGGGAAGCTGCGGCTCCCGCAGCATGATCAGGCGGTATTGATGCACCAGAAGGAGCCGCGCAACCAGGCAGGCCAACGGCGAGAGAGAAGAGCCGTCCCCGATCCGCTGCGAGAACCCGCCAAAGCGATGCAGGAACTCGTCATAAGCCGCCGCGAAACGCGGCAGGTTCCAGGCCTCGTCCACGAAGTCCTTCAGGGCGCCGCCTTGGGTCGCGAGCGTCGCGTCGAAGACGACGACGCGTTCCGGCAGGTGCGTCGCGGGGTGGGTCCCCATCGCCAGACGCGGGCCGAGCTTGGCAAAGCCGTCCCGCTCCAGACCCTGCATGATCTCGTCCGGAGCGGGGCCGTTGATCAGGACGAATTGCCATCGCGCTGCCGGTGCCGGCCCGTAGAGAAGAGCGGCAGCCCCGGCAAATTCCGTCTGGGCGTCGGCAGTCAGCCGGTAGTAGCTCCGGCGCCCGTCGCGCTCGCCGCGAAGCCGTCCTGCCGCGACCAGCCGCGACACCGCCGTCCGCACCAAGGTTTCGGTGATCCCGACGCTCCGGCAGGTTTCGATGAGATTTCCGATCCAGACCACGCCGCCCCGCGGCTCGACGACATCGCCATAGATGGTGACGATGAAACCCGCCGCCCTGACCGTCAGGCCGGTCAGCAGCCGCTCGACCGCCTCCCCCAGGCCATGTCCGGGCTCGTCGCTCTCGATCGACAACCTGGCCCTGCTCCAGCCTCGCAACGCGTCCGCATCCCTTACAGTGGGATGCCGGCGATGTTCAAGCGAGCGCGATCACGGGAAGGAGGGTCCAGCGTCGGCATCTCCCGCCCCGAGCGGTGCGTCAGCCTCGCCCCGCAAAGAAGCGCATCAGCAGGGCCGTCTCGCGTTCCTCGCCCGCGTGATCGGCGGCCACCGCGGCGTAGAACTCCGCCATCGCCGTGTAGACCGCGCTTTCCGGCCGGTCCTCGCCGATGGTCGCGGCGATCTCGCGCATCTCCGGCACCCAGCGATAGGCCTTGGGCAGCATGTCCGGGATGCCCTTGGCCAGGCGCGCCAGCAGCTCGGGCTGGCTCGCGCCGAGCTCGTCCAGTAGCGCCCCGCCGACGCCGTGACGGGTGGCGGCGAGGATCATGCCGGCGCCGAGCGCGGTCAGGCCCTTGGTGATGCCGGCATAGGCCATCTTCAGCGCCGAGGCGGCGCCGACGCCGCCCTCCAGCACTTTCGCATCCAGCCCGTGGCCGGCGAGGATCGCGGCGCAGTCGCCGACCGGTCCGCAGAGGTGGAAGGCCGGGCCCTTGCCCTCGCGCTGCGGCGGCGCACCGAAGATGCCGCCGTCGACGAAGGTTGCGCCCGCGGCGGCGACGATGGCGCCGACCTCGCGCGCAGTCGCAGGGCTGACGGCGTTGAGGTCGACATAGACCGGTCTCGTCCGTGCCGCCGCGATGGCGGCGGCCATGCGCGTGGCGAGGCCCACCGCCTTGTCGGGCGGCACGATGGAGAGGAAGATCTCGGCCCCGGCGAGCTCCGCGTCACCGACGCCGATCATGCCTGCGGCCCGGGCGCGGACGATGCTGGCCTCGCTGCGGCCGTCCAGCGAGGTGACGACGCGGGCGCCGCGGGCCGCGAGCCTTGCGCCCACGGCCGCGCCCATCGCGCCGGCTGCGACGACGGCGATGGTCCTGCTCATCCCGGACCTCCTTCGGTTGCGTGCCGTGGCGCACGAGCCGGCGCCGACGCCGCACCGCGCGCTGCAAAGGTCCGGATGACAATGGGCCGAGCCGGCCCGCCTGTCGATGGCGCCGCCCGCGGCAAAACATCCGCGACGCAAGAGCGCGACCGGGCGCGGCCTCGTCTCAGCCCAGCCGCGCGGCGTGCCAGGCGATGTGGTCCGCCATGAAGGTCGAGATGAAGAAGTAGGAGTGGTCGTAGCCCTCGCGCATGGTGAGCGTGAGCGGCATCCCTGCCCTCTCGCAGGCCTCGCGCAGCAGCCAGGGCCGCAGACCCGTATCGAGGAAGCTGTCGGCCGTGCCCTGGTCGACCAGCAGCTCGGGCAGGCGGTGGCCGTCTTCGATCAGGGCGCAGGCGTCCCAGGCGCGCCAGGCCTTGGCATCCGGCCCCAGGTACTTCTCCAAAGCCGGGCGCGACCAATCCGCCGTCGAGGGCTGCACGATCGGCGCGAAGGCCGAGCAGCTGCGATAGCGCCCCGGGTTCTTCAGCGCGATGGTGAGCGCGCCGTGCCCGCCCATGGAATGGCCGAAAATGCCCTGGCGGCTCATGTCGGCCGGGAACTCGGCCGCCACCAGCGCCGGAAGCTCCTGCGTGACGTAGGAATACATCCGGTAATTGGCGGCGTAAGGGGCCTCGGTCGCATCGACATAGAAGCCGGCGCCCGATCCGAACTGCCAGTTGCCGGGCTCGTCCGGCACGTCCGGGCCGCGCGGGCTGGTGTCGGGCGCGACGATGATGACGCCGTGCCGGGCCGCCGCGGCGCGGTATTCGCCCTTCTCCATGACGTTGGCATGGGTGCAGGTCAGGCCCGATAGGTACCATAGTACGGGAACGACGCCGTCCCGCGCCTGCGGCGGCACGAAGACGGCGAAGGTCATCGGGCAGCGCGTCGTCGCCGCCTCATGGCGATAGACGCCCTGCACGCCGCCATGGCTGAGGGCCTTGGAGACGGTCTCCATCAATAGATCACCACGGAGCGGATCGACTTGCCCTCGTGCATCAGGTCGAAGGCGGTGTTGATCTCCTCCAGCGGCATGGTGTGGGTGATCAGGGGGTCGATCTCGATCTTGCCGTCCATGTACCAGTCGACGATCTTCGGCACGTCGGTGCGCCCGCGGGCGCCGCCGAAGGCCGAGCCCCTCCAAACCCGCCCGGTGACGAGCTGGAACGGGCGGGTCGCGATCTCGGCGCCGGACGGCGCCACGCCGATGATGATGCTCTCGCCCCAGCCGCGATGGCAGCATTCCAGCGCCTGGCGCATGGTGTGGACGTTGCCGATGCACTCGAAGGAGAAGTCGGCGCCGCCGCCGGTGAGGTCGACGATCGCCTGCACCACCTTGTCGCGGCCGACCTCGTCCGGGTTGACGAAATGCGTCATGCCGAAGGTCTTGGCCATCTCGACCTTGGAGGGGTTGAGGTCGACGCCGATGATCTTGTCGGCCCCGACCATGCGGGCGCCCTGGATGACGTTGAGGCCGATGCCGCCGAGGCCGAACACCACGACATTGGCGCCCGGCCAGACCTTGGCGGTGTAGACCACGGCGCCGATGCCTGTCGTGACGCCGCAGCCGATGTAGCAGATCTTGTCGAAGGGCGCGTCCTCGCGGACCTTGGCGAGGGCGATCTCCGGCAGCACCGTGAAGTTGGAGAAGGTCGAGCAGCCCATGTAGTGGAAGACCTCGCCGCCCTCGCAGGAAAAGCGCGTGGTGCGGTCCGGCATCAGGCCCTGGCCCTGGGTGGCGCGGATCGAGGTGCAGAGGTTCGAGCGCTGCGACAGGCAGGTCTTGCAGGCCCGGCACTCCGGCGTATAGAGCGGAATGACATGGTCGCCCGCCTTCAACGCGGTGACGCCGGCCCCGACCTCGCGCACGACGCCGGCGCCCTCATGGCCGAGGATCGCCGGGAACTTGCCCTCGGAGTCGAGGCCCGACAGCGTGTAGGCGTCGGTGTGGCACACGCCCGTCGCCATGATCTCGACCAGCACCTCGCCGGCCTTCGGCCCGCCGATCTCGATGGTCTCGATCGTCAGCGGCTTGCCCGCTTCCCAGGCCACGGCGGCACGCGATTTCATGGGTGGCTCCCTTTCGGAGTTGGGGGTGGAGAGGCGGGTCACGAAAGCCTTCTCCACCGAAGGTGGGGAAGGTGGCGCCGCGAAGCGGCGACGGATGGGGTGTGGCGGGCAAGGCTGGCCTTTCGACAATCTTGCACGACGGTCGTGCCAGCTGAACACAGACCGAGACCTGCCCGCCACACCCCATCCGACCCGACTTCGTCGGGCCACCTTCCCCGCTACGCGGAGAAGGCTTTTTCAAGCCCTTACCGCGAGAACTTCTTGTAATGGATGCGCTTGGGGATGATGGAATCGATGCCCAGGCGGCGCTTCTTGTCCTCTTCATAAGCCTCGAAGTTCCCCTCGAACCATTCCACATGGCTCTCGCCCTCGAAGGCGAGGATGTGGGTGGCGAGGCGGTCGAGGAAGAAGCGGTCATGGGAGATGATGACGGCGCAGCCGGCATAATTCTCCAGCGCATCCTCCAGCGCCCGCAGCGTCTCGACGTCGAGGTCGTTGGTCGGCTCGTCCAGGAACAGGACGTTGGAGCCTTCCTTCAGCATCTTGGCGAGCTGGACGCGGTTGCGCTCGCCGCCGGAGAGCACACCGACCTTCTTCTGCTGGTCGCCGCCCTTGAAGTTGAAGGCGGAGGTATAGCCGCGCGAATTCACCTCGCGCTTGCCGAGATAGAGGATCTCGTTGCCGCCGGAGACCTCCTCCCACACCGTCTTGTTCGGGTCGAGCTGGTCGCGCGACTGGTCGACATAGCCCGGCTTCACCGTCTCGCCGAAGCGGATCGTGCCGGCATCCGGCTTCTCCAGGCCGAGCAGCATGCGGAACAGCGTGGTCTTGCCGGCGCCGTTCGGGCCGATGACGCCGACGATGCCGCCCGGCGGCAGGCTGAAGGAGAGGTCGTCGATCAGCAGCCGGTCGCCATAGGCCTTGGACAGGCCCTCGGCCTCGATCACCACGCCGCCGAGGCGCGGGCCGGTCTGGATCATGATCTGCGCCGTCGCGGGGCCCTTCTCGTTGGCCTTGGCCAGCAGGTCCTCATAGGCGTTGATGCGCGCCTTCGACTTGGCCTGGCGCGCCTTGGGCGAGGCCGAGATCCATTCCTGCTCGGCCGCCAGCGCCTTCTGCCGGCTCTCCTCCTCGCGCGATTCCTGCGCCAGGCGCTTCTGCTTCTGCGCCAGCCAGGACGTGTAGTTGCCCTCGTAGGGGATGCCGCGGCCGCGATCGAGCTCGAGGATCCAGCCCGTGACG from Labrys wisconsinensis harbors:
- the paaB gene encoding 1,2-phenylacetyl-CoA epoxidase subunit PaaB; amino-acid sequence: MSSEWPLWEVFIRGQHGLNHRHVGSLHAPDAEMAINNARDVYTRRSEGVSIWVVRSRDIAASAPSEKGPLFEPSNAKIYRHPTFFDIPDDVGHM
- the paaE gene encoding 1,2-phenylacetyl-CoA epoxidase subunit PaaE; the encoded protein is MARFHSLTVTEVRRETRDAVVVTLLPSQEDRAVFDFTQGQYLTFRRRFEDEELRRSYSICAGRDEGVLKVGIKRVDGGCFSTWANESLKVGDRLEAMPPMGAFFTPLEPEAARHYLGFAGGSGITPVLSIIKTVLAREPRSRFTLVYANRQISSIMFREELEDLKNLHLDRLSVLHVLESEAQDIDLFTGRIDGEKCAALFKSWIDPGSVATAFICGPEPMMLAIAAALRDHGLRDDQIKFELFASSQPGRARRKVEAAAGADRGAACEATVTLDGATRIFKFSKHGQSLLDAALENAMDAPHACKAGVCSTCRAKVLEGDVEMEVNHALEDYEVRQGYVLTCQCFPLTDRIVVSYDQ
- the paaD gene encoding 1,2-phenylacetyl-CoA epoxidase subunit PaaD yields the protein MVTAPHPAVEEIWHWLSAVPDPEIPVLSLTDLGVIRDVEWQDGTLVVTVTPTYSGCPATAAISLDIERALAGRGLGTVRLQRRLSPAWTTDWISAEGREKLRAYGIAPPIDGTAAEGRLAGRIDRLAGRSSLVIACPRCGSQRTERISQFGSTPCKASCRCTDCLEPFDYFKCI
- a CDS encoding Phenylacetic acid catabolic protein — protein: MSDTMTIEDYVAQGGILSSPANVPPRYRGELLRLMASFVDSELAGSAGFAGTINDAPGIQERITAARIVLEKADHAGRVLKIMETFGADAGRYAVHHPWAARLARDAEIGARRQGGDMRLSVFHYPLEGWVDAVVMNVLMGLATVIQLDELSRVSYQPLAEVFRAILPRETRHAEFGVAGLVRVTGDGGGTAKARSSIAYWHPRVAATFGHSNSPRFEAQARFGLRHASNETLLAKWQAVADAQLIGLGLN
- the paaC gene encoding 1,2-phenylacetyl-CoA epoxidase subunit PaaC; its protein translation is MATAALEPAVDRTALFEFLLRIGDATLILGHRVSEWCGHAPALEEDIALANTALDLIGQTQLWLGLAGEVEGRGRSADDLAYLRDGFEFRNILLVERPNGDFGKTLMRQFLFDVWHHLLLKALKSSTDRRVAEIAEKAFKEVSYHLDRSRDLVVRLGDGTAESHLRMQRALDDLWPFTGEMFVGDAVDAPLAEAGVVPEPRSLAAEWDEIVSEGLAEATLKKPADGHMHKGGRHGVHTEHLGYILAELQFLQRAYPGAVW
- the paaZ gene encoding phenylacetic acid degradation bifunctional protein PaaZ, which translates into the protein MTPQARQPRRLESYVCGTWASGAGDGVPLLDASTGAAVAFIDSGGLDFKAALAHGRAKGGAALRRMSFHERAAMLKALGQALLERKEELYALSTATGATRADSWIDIEGGIGTLLSYASRGRRELPNARLLLDGDVEALSKDGSFSAQHVLTPLQGVAVHINAFNFPCWGMLEKLAPTWLAGVPAIVKPASQTAYLAELMVRHIVETKLLPDGALQLICGSVGDLLDHVEGQDVVTFTGSAATGRRLKIHRAIVENSVRFTMEADSLNAAVLGLDAGPGTQEFDLFVREVAREMTVKAGQRCTAIRRVIAPRAYIQALIEALRERLGKTPVGNPADEAVRMGPLASLAQREDVRAGIRSLAADAEIVAGDPDNPSVISGDAGAGAFLDPVLLYCDKPASARAVHDVEAFGPVSTVMPYDSLEEAVDLARRGKGSLVASVFTNDPAFAEEVVLGLAPFHGRVMIGNRVSAKSSTGHGSPLPGLVHGGPGRAGGGEELGGLRGVKHYMQRTAVQGAPTLLCAVTGRWLQGAEAREGGEHPFRKSLAELRIGDQLTTARRVVTLEDIDHFARFTGDTFYAHMDEAAAKANPFFEGRVAHGYLIVSFAAGLFVDPAPGPVLANYGIDNLRFLKPVNPGDALQVQLTCKEINPWAKAEHGEVRWDCEVTNQDGETVARYDVLTIVAKARDRAAAPPAA
- a CDS encoding TetR/AcrR family transcriptional regulator; the protein is MARTRAVDFEEKQRGILANAAAVFAEMGMEKASMSMIASRSNVSKALLYHYYPSKDALIFDIVRTHLTELDTAIAAADETEAAPQERLRRLVRAILESYRGADNEHKVQLNGTSALSAEQLSELKTIERRIVKRFSRVIIEVNPRLNDERPLLTPVTMSLFGMMNWVYMWFRADGPISRDEYADIATTLLLEGVKAVR